One region of Carassius carassius chromosome 41, fCarCar2.1, whole genome shotgun sequence genomic DNA includes:
- the LOC132123046 gene encoding olfactory receptor 52B2-like, translating to MYPNGSVLSVMLTLHSLELPQASIYPAFIAGTATYLTILLCNLTIVVTICENRNLHKPMYILLLNLPINDAMGATSLFPQLLYSIWSQDRSISYPACLFQGFIIHLYGGASHLILTAMAFDRYIAICFPLRYGAIMTTSNLVKIITVMWLIHFIIIFVLFCLLMPYKICQTYMAELICYNPSLMKIMCEDTTVNNIYGLFILSSYHCISLSVVAFTYIHILITCVTNKQTDAKIKALQTCGTHLVVFLFLEFNTFFPLIAHRSENIPAHLRRVFSTSVVVFPPIVNPLVYGFKTKEIRQKIVNSFKRKKSSCSLSKMLDMAK from the exons ATGTATCCAAATGGATCTGTCCTCTCAGTGATGCTGACTTTGCACTCTTTGGAACTGCCTCAGGCAAGCATTTACCCTGCATTCATAGCTGGAACAGCAACATACTTGACTATCTTACTCTGCAATCTTACAATTGTTGTCACCATTTGTGAAAACAGGAATCTTCATAAACCAATGTATATACTGTTGCTTAACCTGCCTATCAATGACGCAATGGGTGCTACAAGCCTTTTTCCTCAGCTGCTGTATAGTATATGGTCTCAGGACAGATCAATATCCTATCCTGCATGTTTGTTTCAAGGCTTTATTATACATCTGTATGGTGGTGCATCTCATCTCATTCTTACTGCTATGGCCTTTGACAGGTATATTGCTATCTGCTTCCCACTGCGATATGGAGCCATTATGACTACTAGTAACTTAGTAAAAATCATAACGGTGATGTGgctcattcattttattataatattcgtACTTTTCTGTCTTCTAATGCCATACAAGATTTGCCAGACATACATGGCAGAGCTTATCTGCTATAACCCATCTTTAATGAAAATCATGTGTGAAGACACAACAGTGAACAATATCTATGGAttgtttattttatcttcataccACTGTATTTCGCTTTCTGTTGTTGCATTCacatacattcatatattaaTCACTTGTGTTACCAATAAGCAGACAGATGCAAAGATTAAGGCACTTCAGACATGTGGCACTCATTTAGTGGTCTTCCTGTTCTTGGAATTCAATACTTTTTTCCCTCTTATTGCACATCGGTCTGAAAATATTCCAGCTCACTTACGCAGGGTGTTTTCTACATCTGTTGTTGTATTTCCTCCCATTGTGAATCCACTTGTTTATGGGTTTAAAACCAAGGAAATTAGACAGAAAATTGTCAAcagttttaaaagaaagaaaagca GTTGTAGCCTAAGTAAGATGCTGGATATGGCAAAATAA
- the LOC132123047 gene encoding olfactory receptor 51B5-like codes for MYPNGSVLTLVLTLHSLELTETSIYPAFIFGLITYLFILLCNLTIIITISLNRNLHKPMYILLLNLPLNDAMGATSLFPQLLYSIWSQDRSISYPACLFQGFFVHLNGGASYLILTAMAYDRYIAICCPLRYGAIMTNNNLVKIITGMWLFNFIIIIVVFSLLIPYRICQTHMTDLVCYKTALMKLLCDGTEVNNIFGLCCIIFYHGLSLSVVAFTYIHILITCVTNKQSDAKIKALQTCGTHLVIFLLLEFNTLFPLLSHRSEIIPAFLRRVFSISNFIFPPLVNPLVYGFKTKEIRQKIFTCFKNKIRSF; via the coding sequence ATGTATCCAAATGGATCTGTCCTCACACTGGTACTGACTTTGCACTCTTTGGAACTGACTGAGACAAGCATTTATCCTGCATTCATATTTGGATTAATTACATACTTGTTCATCTTACTCTGCAACCtaacaattattattacaataagcttgaacagaAATCTTCACAAACCAATGTATATACTGTTGCTTAACCTGCCACTCAATGATGCAATGGGTGCTACAAGCCTTTTTCCTCAGCTGCTGTATAGTATATGGTCTCAGGACAGATCAATATCCTATCCTGCATGTTTGTTTCAAGGCTTTTTCGTACATCTGAATGGTGGAGCATCTTATCTTATTCTTACCGCTATGGCTTATGACAGGTATATCGCTATCTGCTGTCCGCTGAGATATGGAGCCATTATGACTAACAATAACTTGGTGAAAATCATAACTGGGATGtggctttttaattttattattataatagtagtTTTTTCTCTTCTAATACCTTACAGGATTTGTCAGACACACATGACAGATCTAGTCTGCTATAAGACAGCATTAATGAAACTCTTATGTGATGGCACAGAGGTAAACAATATATTTGGGTTATGTTGCATAATTTTTTACCACGGCCTTTCACTTTCTGTTGTTGCATTCACATACATTCACATATTAATCACTTGTGTTACTAATAAGCAGTCTGATGCAAAGATTAAGGCACTTCAGACATGTGGCACTCATTTAGTCATCTTCCTGTTGTTAGAGTTCAATACTCTTTTTCCTCTTCTATCTCATCGATCTGAGATTATTCCTGCTTTTCTACGCAGGGTGTTTTCTATTTCCAACTTTATCTTTCCTCCTCTTGTGAATCCACTTGTGTATGGTTTTAAAACTAAAGAGATCAGACAGAAAATTTTCACCTGTTTCAAAAACAAGATAAGAAGTTTCTGA